CTGCGTTTATGAACCACTACACGCTCACGCTCGGCGGCTCTGCTAACAAGGAGATGGATAAGCACTTCAATGAGGTCGGAATGCACGTTGAATATGTTTCAGCGGGGGAAGAGGAGTCCGGTTTCGTTTTTTCGAACATGGATCCGGGGATTAAATACGTTGAGGTTACTCTTTATTGCTTCACTACAATAGAAAAATTCGTGTTTTATTTTGAGGTTCCAGGATTTCAAGGTGACTATGATATTGTGGATTGGCAGGAATTATATTCAGAGAACAAATTTATCGATTACGATAATGAGGAGAAGTTTCGCAAAGCCTTGGAGAATCTTCCCTGTTGCACAACTGATGAAGAGGGAGAAGGTAAAGGCTATCCAATTAATTTGGTATTTATTGGTGATACCGATGATATCGCGTCTGCTTTCATCAGGCGTGGCTGGGATGTGTCAGAGCCGATCTCTGATGACTGGGAGAAGAAGATAGATCTATCAAAAATCTTTTCGACTGCAAGGTATCGAACTACTCCGATGAGTCGGGAGTATTTTTTTGGAAGGAGTCAGGATTACAGTCTTCAGAAGACCAGGCAAAAGGATAAGGGGAAGATCCGTCAGAGGATAGAGCTCAGGGTATGGTTGACTCCAATTAAGTACAAGGGAGAGTATGTGTGGTTTGGTTCCACCACTCGGGATATTGGTTCGGATTTTACCCGTAGGACTGAGTGGTACGTCGCAAAATCCATTGATCCCGAAGTTGATGAAGCTAGGTCTTATTTGACGGAAGACATCGGGCTCTCGAATAATTTAAGTAAGTTCGGTTATGTCGGGGGTTCAGTCGCCTCATCCCGATCCAATCCTGTCAGGAATTTCAAGAATCAATCCTGGTGGTCAGACGGGATGCGTGCTGTTTTACTTATAGAGAGTGAACCTACAAGTCTGTCTGAGATAGAGATATTGAAATGGGATTTACCCGGAGATATCGACGAAAATATGGAGTTTTAGAAAATAACTCTCAAAGATAAGAAATGATATTCAAACCGTAATTATGCTGATTACCCAAGATGTTAAACTCTGAAAATTTATTTAGACTGTTGGGTGGCATATTCCTGATCTTAACAATCGGTGTGGGTTCCATATTCTGGTCTGGCTGTGCATCATATTGCAGTCCCACTGGCCAAAGCGAGTCTGTTTTTAGTGTGGAAACAACAAATGGATGTAAGTTTTATTCACCCTCTCCCAATCCAACCAGGGACGTGCCATTTCTTCTGAGGGCCGAGACACAGAGCCGTGAAGGTATAACAGTTAGAGCAGTAGTCCTCAGTGATCATGAGAGCGAGGAGATATTCGGTGTTAATCTGGCGAGGGGCGGCGTGCAGCCAGTATGGTTACGAATAGAAAACAGGACTGATACGCCGTTCGCATTATTATTTGTGGCGATGGACTCGGATTATTTTACTTCCAATGAAGCGGCGTATATGAACCACCTTCCTTTTGCATTCAGTGTAAATGAGTTAATTGATCAATATTTTCAAGAGCAAGCCATTGACGGTTATATTCCTCCAGGTGGTGTATCGGAGGGGTTCGTTTATACAAACATTGATCCTGGTATAAAATTTGTAAATGTGACTCTTTATGGGCCGAAAAGAATAGAGTCCTTCCCATTACTGTTTGAGGTCCCCGGCATTACAACTGACTACCAGAGAGTAGATTTTCATAGATTGTATTCAGACAAAGGGATAGTGAATATAGAAGATGAGGAAGAATTACACAGAGCTCTTGAAAATCTACCTTGCTGTACACAAAAGAG
The Thermodesulfobacteriota bacterium DNA segment above includes these coding regions:
- a CDS encoding LssY C-terminal domain-containing protein, encoding MIIRAIVIIFLTAVLGCANFSPKPIEEVPFKSRAQTQSRDGMTVSASVLSDDESEELFGVNLAGKDIQPVWLSIKNDNEIPCLFLPITLDPHYFSPNEAAFMNHYTLTLGGSANKEMDKHFNEVGMHVEYVSAGEEESGFVFSNMDPGIKYVEVTLYCFTTIEKFVFYFEVPGFQGDYDIVDWQELYSENKFIDYDNEEKFRKALENLPCCTTDEEGEGKGYPINLVFIGDTDDIASAFIRRGWDVSEPISDDWEKKIDLSKIFSTARYRTTPMSREYFFGRSQDYSLQKTRQKDKGKIRQRIELRVWLTPIKYKGEYVWFGSTTRDIGSDFTRRTEWYVAKSIDPEVDEARSYLTEDIGLSNNLSKFGYVGGSVASSRSNPVRNFKNQSWWSDGMRAVLLIESEPTSLSEIEILKWDLPGDIDENMEF
- a CDS encoding LssY C-terminal domain-containing protein, coding for MLNSENLFRLLGGIFLILTIGVGSIFWSGCASYCSPTGQSESVFSVETTNGCKFYSPSPNPTRDVPFLLRAETQSREGITVRAVVLSDHESEEIFGVNLARGGVQPVWLRIENRTDTPFALLFVAMDSDYFTSNEAAYMNHLPFAFSVNELIDQYFQEQAIDGYIPPGGVSEGFVYTNIDPGIKFVNVTLYGPKRIESFPLLFEVPGITTDYQRVDFHRLYSDKGIVNIEDEEELHRALENLPCCTQKRDGSGRNDPLNFTLIGDPDDIFPALIYRGWDVTEPISFRSGLRAFKSFFSGARYRTSPMSSLFFYKRSQDMGLQKARSTIHERNHLRLWLSPIKYRGKDIWIGAISRDIGSYFTWRTWWGTAHAIDPDIDEAREYLMQDLIFSQAVRKVGYLDGVGIATQDNPHRNFMNQPYWTDGRRVVFLFGSEPTSLSDLEFFSWEWIDDEEAVNLREEMRKIRNKYKE